Proteins encoded within one genomic window of Tabrizicola piscis:
- the trpB gene encoding tryptophan synthase subunit beta, giving the protein MAEDGLNSFMTGPDEQGRFGLFGGRFVSETLMPLILELEERYEHAKTDPSFWAEMEDLWKHYVGRPSPLYFAPRLTEHLGGAKVYMKRDELNHTGAHKINNVLGQIILARRMGKTRIIAETGAGQHGVATATVCAKFGLQCVVYMGAHDVERQAPNVFRMKLLGAEVIPVTSGRGTLKDAMNDALRDWVTNVRDTFYCIGTVAGPHPYPAMVRDFQSIIGKEVRWQLAEQEGEGRLPDTLVAAIGGGSNAMGLFYPFLDDPSVNILGVEAGGKGVDDRMEHCASLTGGRPGVLHGNRTYLLQDADGQILEGFSISAGLDYPGIGPEHSWLHDIGRAKYVSITDAEALEAFQMCCKLEGIIPALEPSHALAQVMKIAPTLPRDHIIVMNMCGRGDKDIFTVAKHLGQDMKV; this is encoded by the coding sequence ATGGCCGAAGACGGGTTGAACAGCTTCATGACGGGACCGGACGAACAGGGCCGGTTCGGGCTTTTTGGCGGGCGGTTCGTTTCCGAAACGCTGATGCCGCTGATCCTTGAACTGGAAGAGCGGTATGAGCATGCCAAGACCGACCCGAGTTTCTGGGCCGAGATGGAGGATCTCTGGAAGCATTACGTCGGCCGCCCGTCGCCCCTGTATTTCGCGCCGCGGCTGACCGAGCATCTGGGCGGTGCCAAGGTCTACATGAAGCGCGATGAGCTGAACCATACGGGTGCCCATAAGATCAACAACGTGCTGGGCCAGATCATTCTGGCGCGGCGGATGGGCAAGACCCGGATCATCGCCGAAACCGGCGCGGGGCAGCACGGGGTGGCGACGGCGACGGTCTGCGCCAAGTTCGGACTGCAATGCGTGGTCTACATGGGTGCCCATGACGTGGAGCGGCAGGCGCCGAACGTGTTCCGGATGAAGCTGCTGGGGGCGGAGGTCATTCCGGTGACCAGCGGCCGGGGTACGCTCAAGGACGCGATGAACGATGCGCTGCGCGACTGGGTGACCAATGTGCGCGACACGTTCTACTGCATCGGCACGGTGGCGGGGCCGCATCCCTACCCGGCGATGGTGCGGGACTTCCAAAGCATCATCGGCAAGGAAGTGCGCTGGCAATTGGCGGAACAGGAAGGCGAGGGGCGTCTGCCCGACACGCTGGTCGCGGCCATCGGTGGCGGATCGAACGCCATGGGGCTGTTTTACCCGTTCCTTGACGACCCGTCGGTGAACATTCTTGGGGTCGAAGCGGGCGGCAAGGGCGTCGATGACCGGATGGAACATTGCGCCAGCCTGACCGGGGGGCGTCCCGGCGTGCTGCACGGGAACCGCACCTATCTGTTGCAGGACGCGGACGGGCAGATCCTTGAGGGGTTCTCGATCTCGGCCGGGCTGGATTATCCCGGGATCGGGCCGGAGCATTCCTGGCTGCATGACATCGGCCGGGCGAAATACGTCAGCATCACCGATGCCGAGGCGCTGGAGGCGTTCCAGATGTGCTGCAAGCTGGAGGGAATCATCCCGGCGCTGGAGCCTTCGCATGCGCTGGCGCAGGTGATGAAGATCGCGCCCACCCTGCCGCGCGACCATATCATCGTGATGAACATGTGCGGCCGGGGCGACAAGGACATCTTCACGGTGGCCAAACACCTTGGCCAGGACATGAAGGTCTGA
- a CDS encoding DUF4394 domain-containing protein has product MRILATAALLAGTALPAAAETAIALTGDRTLLTIDTATATVTATVEVQGVTSLLGIDLRPGNGKLYGVTDAQAIVEIDPATGAVTEIATMATPLPLADTPVVVDFNPAADRLRYMTGTTNHRVNVDTGEVTVDGALAFVAEDMHAGEAPNIVAAAYTNSYGKPEKTAMFNIDATISGLIQQTAPNDGTLAAIGKLGVALEGPVGFDVATTADGTNTAWLAANGGIHTVDLATGAVTASWMVTGADAPIRDLTILPAM; this is encoded by the coding sequence ATGCGCATTCTTGCCACTGCTGCCCTGCTTGCAGGCACCGCCCTGCCCGCCGCCGCCGAAACCGCCATCGCGCTGACCGGTGATCGCACGCTTCTGACGATCGACACCGCCACAGCCACAGTCACCGCCACGGTCGAGGTTCAGGGCGTCACCAGCCTGCTTGGCATCGACCTGCGCCCCGGCAACGGCAAGCTTTACGGCGTGACCGACGCGCAAGCCATCGTCGAGATCGATCCCGCCACCGGTGCCGTGACCGAGATTGCCACCATGGCCACCCCCCTGCCGCTGGCCGACACTCCGGTGGTGGTCGATTTCAACCCGGCGGCGGACCGTCTGCGCTACATGACCGGCACTACCAACCACCGCGTGAACGTCGATACCGGCGAAGTCACCGTTGATGGCGCGCTGGCTTTTGTGGCCGAGGATATGCATGCCGGCGAAGCGCCGAACATCGTCGCCGCCGCCTATACCAACAGCTATGGCAAGCCGGAAAAGACCGCGATGTTCAACATCGACGCCACGATTTCCGGCCTGATCCAGCAAACCGCGCCGAATGACGGCACCCTGGCCGCCATCGGCAAGCTTGGCGTGGCGCTGGAAGGCCCGGTCGGCTTTGACGTCGCCACCACGGCGGACGGCACAAACACCGCATGGTTGGCCGCGAACGGCGGGATTCACACCGTCGATCTGGCCACCGGCGCTGTCACCGCGTCCTGGATGGTTACTGGTGCCGACGCGCCGATCCGTGACCTGACCATCCTGCCAGCAATGTAA
- a CDS encoding phosphoribosylanthranilate isomerase, with protein MQDVRVKICGLRTEADVAAVARAGAAYAGFVFFPKSPRHLTLEVARTLALGAPDGLCKVALVVDTDDAALDALVEAVPLDMLQLHGHESPERVAAVKARYGLPVMKAMGVADEGDLAGLLEMSLVADQLLIDAKPPKGADLPGGNGLAFDWRLLVGRKWLRPWMLAGGLTPDNVAQAVRLTGARQVDVSSGVELSPGVKDPAKIAAFVEAAQGVRGGVPILR; from the coding sequence ATGCAGGACGTGCGGGTCAAGATCTGCGGTCTGCGGACTGAAGCCGACGTGGCGGCCGTTGCACGGGCCGGGGCTGCCTATGCGGGCTTTGTGTTCTTTCCCAAAAGCCCGCGCCACCTGACGCTGGAGGTTGCACGAACGCTTGCGCTGGGCGCGCCGGATGGCTTGTGCAAGGTGGCGCTGGTGGTCGATACCGATGACGCGGCGCTGGATGCGCTGGTCGAGGCGGTGCCGCTGGACATGTTGCAGCTGCATGGCCACGAAAGCCCGGAGCGGGTCGCCGCTGTCAAGGCGCGCTACGGGTTGCCGGTGATGAAGGCGATGGGCGTGGCGGATGAGGGTGATCTGGCCGGGCTGCTGGAGATGAGCCTGGTCGCCGACCAGCTTTTGATCGACGCCAAGCCGCCGAAGGGCGCGGACTTGCCGGGGGGCAACGGGCTGGCCTTCGACTGGCGGTTGCTGGTCGGGCGCAAGTGGCTGCGGCCATGGATGCTGGCTGGTGGGCTGACGCCGGACAACGTGGCGCAGGCGGTGCGGCTGACCGGGGCGCGGCAGGTGGATGTGTCTTCGGGTGTGGAGCTGTCGCCGGGGGTCAAGGACCCCGCCAAAATCGCCGCCTTTGTCGAGGCCGCTCAAGGCGTGCGCGGCGGCGTGCCGATCCTGCGTTAA
- a CDS encoding lipopolysaccharide assembly protein LapA domain-containing protein produces the protein MIRYLRLVVIGLLGLSLLTVALANRAPVEVRLLPGDLAALTGLTWAMELPLFLVIFAGILAGVLIGFVWEWLRETGIRSTASAKAREVARLERELAALRGRNDQGEQDDVLALLDRPSGK, from the coding sequence ATGATCCGTTACCTGAGACTTGTCGTGATCGGCCTGCTTGGCCTTTCCCTTTTGACTGTTGCCCTTGCGAACCGTGCTCCGGTCGAGGTGCGGCTGTTGCCGGGTGATCTGGCGGCGTTGACCGGGCTGACCTGGGCCATGGAACTGCCGCTGTTTCTGGTGATCTTTGCAGGCATCCTTGCGGGCGTGCTGATCGGCTTTGTCTGGGAATGGCTGCGTGAGACGGGCATTCGCAGCACGGCAAGCGCCAAGGCCCGCGAAGTGGCGCGGCTGGAGCGGGAGCTGGCGGCCCTGCGGGGGCGGAATGACCAAGGCGAACAGGACGACGTGCTCGCGCTGCTGGACCGGCCTTCGGGCAAGTGA
- the ihfB gene encoding integration host factor subunit beta: MIRSELIQKIADENPHLTQRHVERIVNTVFEEIIDALAKGDRVELRGFGAFSVKARDARLGRNPRTGEAVKVDDKKVPFFKTGKLLRDRLNSK; this comes from the coding sequence CGGTCTGAACTGATCCAGAAGATCGCGGATGAGAACCCGCATTTGACCCAGCGCCACGTCGAGCGGATCGTGAACACGGTCTTCGAAGAGATCATCGATGCGCTGGCGAAAGGCGACCGGGTGGAACTGCGCGGGTTCGGCGCGTTCTCGGTCAAGGCGCGGGATGCCCGGCTGGGGCGCAATCCGCGGACTGGAGAGGCGGTCAAGGTCGATGACAAGAAGGTCCCCTTCTTCAAGACCGGCAAATTGCTGCGCGACCGGCTGAACAGCAAGTAA